The Deltaproteobacteria bacterium region CCGCAAAATGTCAATATTGTCTATCACTGGATGACAACCAGGCAAGAGCTGTTTCATCATAAAACCCCGATGGAATTTATTGAAGAAAATCCTGCCAACTCTCTTCTTCACTTGGCTACTGTCCGAAGAGCCTTGGACATTCTCCGCACCGGTTTCTAAAGATGAAGCCCGAAAAGGTTCCTTTTAAGCCCACAGCAAGGAATTTTTCAAGTTTTCGAAATATAGCCACCTTCAGCCTTCCACAGAATATATATGATGATATCGCTCCTCCATCGGCTTTCGAGACGATTTACAAACACGAAAATTCTTCCAGCGGCATCGATCATCAAAAGAAGAAAATAAACCGCCCATTTCAATATGGCGATGCTTCTTTGAGTTTGTATGTGTTTCAGAAGCTGAAATGGAAAAGGGGACGGTTCAGCAGTGGGATGAAGTATGGTGTCTGGTACGGCGCGCTGGAGGAAGAGACATCCCGTCTGGAAATTCTTTACCATCTGCTGAAACAATCAAAGGAGTTGTTTCAAAATCCGAAAATCAGCGATCCTCAAATTGTCCATCAGCGTGTCATGTTAAAAGCCCAATGCCGGGCGTCCCGATTGGTTGATTTGACAAAAATGCCGTCAATTCATGCAAAACTGACGGATGATAATTATGTATTTTGTTATTCCATGGGGGAACGGGCAATGAGGGAAAACATGGATGCTTTTTTTTCTCCTTCGGCCCGGGTATCGGGTGGAACATGCACGCCGATTTTCAATCCCGACACGATTCAGAAGGATGAAATCATCTATTATTTCGATTTTATCGTTCACCGAGACATGAGGGTTAAATACAAGAAATCCCAGATTGAGGCGCTGACAATTCCTTCTCAATGGAACATTTAAATCGGGGGCTTTGCCGCTGGCGCCCCCGTACCCCCCGTTCGCTCGGACGGAATAAATCCGATCCTCGCTCACCATTAAAACGACGTCCCGAACTGGAAGTAAACGG contains the following coding sequences:
- a CDS encoding RES family NAD+ phosphorylase, which translates into the protein MKPEKVPFKPTARNFSSFRNIATFSLPQNIYDDIAPPSAFETIYKHENSSSGIDHQKKKINRPFQYGDASLSLYVFQKLKWKRGRFSSGMKYGVWYGALEEETSRLEILYHLLKQSKELFQNPKISDPQIVHQRVMLKAQCRASRLVDLTKMPSIHAKLTDDNYVFCYSMGERAMRENMDAFFSPSARVSGGTCTPIFNPDTIQKDEIIYYFDFIVHRDMRVKYKKSQIEALTIPSQWNI